The nucleotide sequence GATCGCGACCTCGCTCTCCGGAGATGACGCCTCCAGATGGAGGAGCTGCGCGATGACGACGTTGGCCACCCCGTCGTCGATCTCCGTGCCGAGGAAGATGATCCGCTCGGACAGCAGCCGGCTGAACACGTCGTACGACCGCTCGCCCTGCGGGGTCCGCTCGACCACGTTCGGAATGGTGTACGTCCCCATCACTGCAGCCCCATCCGTCGGCGTGAAGAGGCCGGCCGTACGTCGTCGAGCGACTCGACGACCCGGTCGACCATCCCGTACTCCCTGGCCTGCTCGGCCGTGAACCAGCGGTCGCGGTCGCCGTCCCGGGAGATCGTCTCCTCGCTCTGGCCGGTGTGCTCCGCTGTGATCCTCTCGATGGCCCGCTTGGTGAACTCCAGGTTCTCCGCCTGGATCTCGATGTCGGCGGTGGTGCCGCCGATGCCCGCCGACGGCTGGTGCATCATGATCCGCGCGTTGGGCAGCGCGAACCGTTTGCCGTGCGTGCCCACGCTCAGCAGGAACTGGCCCATGCTCGCCGCGAAGCCCATCGCCAGCGTCGAGACGTCGTTGGGGACCAGCCGCATCGTGTCGTAGATGGCGAGGCCCGCGGTCACCGAACCACCGGGGCTGTTGATGTAGAGGCTGATGTCGGTGCGCGGGTCCTCCGCCGACAACAGCAGTAACTGGGTGCAGACCCGGTTCGCGGAGACCTCGTCGACCTGGGTGCCGAGGAAGACGATCCGCTGTGCGAGGAGCCGCGCGGCGAGATGGTCGTCGAAGCGTGACGGCGGGGTGTCACCCTCCTCGGCACGCGGGGCGAGCGTCGGGGCCCGGCCGGTGATCAGTGGAGCCACGGTTCCTCCCTGTGGATGATGGCGACCGCGGTGGCCGCTGACTCCACTCTCCCCACGAACCGCCCCTCACCTGGCCTTTCTCTGCCCACGGCAGATTCGCCGACAGCAGAGCGCCAACTACCCGCCTCCGTCCGCCGCACCACGTGCCCGCGCCACCGATGAGTTTCGGGACCAGGATCGGTCGACACAGAGACGACACATCCCGCCCGAGGAGGCACACATGTCCAGCGACGGATTCACCACCTGCCTGTGGTTCGACGGCCAGGCCGAGGAGGCTGCCGCACACTACGTCTCGATCTTCAAGAACTCCCGGCTCGGCCGCGTCACCCACTACGGCGAGGGCGCGTTCCAGCCGGCCGGATCCGTGCTCACCGTGGACTTCGTGGCCAACGGCCAGCGGTTCGTCGCCCTCAACGGCGGCCCGCAGTTCAAGTTCACCGAGGCCGTCTCCTTCCAGATCCTCTGCGCCGACCAGGACGAGATCGACTACTACTGGAACAGCCTCACCGAGGGCGGCGAGCCCGGTCCCTGCGGCTGGCTCAAGGACAGGTTCGGGGTGTCCTGGCAGGTCGTGCCCACCGCCCTCATCGAGATGATCAACGACTCCGACCCGCAGAAGGCGTCCCGCGCGACGGCGGCGATGATGTCGATGGGCAAGTTGGACCTTGCCGCGCTGGAGAGGGCGTACGCGGGCGAGTAGCCGGCTTCCCGGAAACCTCTTTCCTTGGTGGGCGGCCCCCGGGACCGGGCCTCCCACCAGGGAAGCACCGGGATTTCGGTGATTCTTTACCTGCGCCGGGTAGCGGTCGCAAAGGACGCCGGTGAGGCTTTCCTGTGCACCACCTGTTACCCGGAGGAACCTTGAACGTCTCCCTGGCCACCTGGCTGCTCACGATCGTCGCCCTGTGCGTACTGGTCGCCGTCGACTTCTTCATCGGCCGAAAACCCCACGATGTGTCGGTCAAGGAGGCCGGCATCTGGTCGGCCGTCTGGATCGCGCTGGCGATCGCGTTCGGCCTGGTCGTGCTGGCCGTCGGTGGGGGCAAGCCCGCGGGAGAGTTCTTCGCGGGCTTCATCACCGAGAAGTCGCTGAGCGTCGACAACCTCTTCGTCTTCGTCCTGATCATGGGCAAGTTCGCCGTGCCCTCGCAGTACCAGCAGCGCGTACTGATGGTCGGCGTCCTCATGGCGCTCGTGCTCCGCGCGATCTTCATCGCGGCCGGCGCGGCGATCATCTCCACCTTCTCCTGGGTCTTCTACCTCTTCGGCGCGTTCCTGATCTACACCGCGTGGAAGCTGGTGGAGGACGCCCGCAAGGGCAGCCACGAGGAGGAGTACGAGGAGAACAAACTCCTCAAGGCCGTGGAGAAACGATTCGGAGTGGCCGACCGGTACCACGGCACCAAGCTGTGGATCGAGGAGAACGGCAAGCGCGTCATGACGCCGATGCTCGTCGTGATGCTCGCGATCGGCTCCACCGACGTCCTGTTCGCCCTCGACTCCATCCCCGCGATCTACGGCCTCACCCAGGACCCGTACATCGTCTTCACCGCCAACGCCTTCGCCCTGATGGGCCTGCGCCAGCTGTACTTCCTCATCGGTGGCCTTCTGAAGAAGCTCGTCCACCTCTCCTACGGCCTGTCGATCATCCTCGGCTTCATCGGCGTCAAACTCGTCCTCCACGCCCTGCACGAGTCCGGCGTCCACGTCCCGGAGATCTCCATTCCCTTCTCCCTCGGCTTCATCGTCCTGGTCCTGGCCGTGACGACGGTGACGAGTCTGTGGGCTTCGAAGAAGCAGCAGCAGGAGGAGGAGGCGGCGGCGGGGGAGGGCGCGGGAGACGACGAGCACACCTCGCAGCCGGTCTAGGACAGATCTAGGACGGATCTAGGACGTCTCGTCGGCGATGGCCCGGGTGATCTCCCGGGCCATCCGCGTGATGCCCGGTGACAGCACCGGGCAGGGCCTCGGCCTGGACGTCGTCGGGGACAGGCAGAAGTGCAGGGCGTCCTTGTCGTGGTGGAGGGCGGTGAGGGCACGGCCGGGCTGGGTGCAGTAGCCGTCGTGCTCGCGTTCGTACGCGGTGCACGGCAGGTACTGGGTCCAGGCGTAGCGGTCGGAGGCCGGGCTCACGGCCCTGCCGGCGTCGGCGACCATGTCACCGGAGGCCTTGGCCTGCTTCTCGTACAGGGCGTTCACCCGGCGCACCCGGTCCGGGGTCATCGGGTCCGGGCCCTGCAGCACCCACACGATCCTCGGCCGGTGCGTGCCGCCCGCGTTCGCGATCTGTTCGGTGAGCTGCTCGGCGGCGGCCGTGTACCGCCGGAAGTACTCCGTGCGGGCCTTGCCGTAGGTGACGCCGTCCATACAGGGCGTGTAGTCCCATGAGTTGCCCCAGAACTGCAGCACCACATAGTCCGGGCTCAGCCGCCGCACCAGCGCGGCCGCCTTGTCCTGCGCCGGGACGAGCGACCGGTCGGCGGTGCCCTCCAGGTAGTCGCACAGGGTGGTGCCCGAGTAAGGGGCGCTCGTGTAACGGGCGTCGAGGTCGTCCTTCAGGAACGTGCCGAGGACGTTCTGGTTCTCCGTGGCGAGCGAGTCCCCGAGGTAGAGCACCTTGGGCGCCGGTTTCGCCGCTCCGGCGCCGGCGTCGGTGTCGTCGTCGGGGGGCGCGGTGGCGGCCCGCTGACGGGTGGTCGGTGACGCGTCGGGTACCGCGGCCGACGGTGGCGCCCCGGCCGGTGCGGACTCCGGATCCCCGCACGCGCCGAGCAGCAGCGCGGCGAGCACCGCCCCCGCCATTCCCACGATCCACGGCCTGCGCATACGGCGACTCCCGCCCCGGTCATCGAAACGGTTCCCCAGGCAAGCACAGCCCGGGGCAGGGCGGAAGACCCGTGTCGGCCACGAGGGCGCCCGGTCCGGCCGGACGCCCCACACGGTCAGGTCACGGGGTCATGCCGCCGGTGCACGCGGCACCCGGCTCCGGCGTCTGCTCGCCCTGGACGTACTTGGCGAGGAACTTCTGCACCCGGGGGTCGGACGCCTTGTCCACCTTCAGCTGGTGCTCCCAGGCGCTCAGCACGATGGGCGAGGACTGGTCCTCGTAGGGGCTCATGAACGTGTACGTCGTCTTCTTCACGAGCCCGGTCAGCGACTCGACGTCGGCCTTGGCCGCCTTGTCGTTGTACGTGACCCAGACGGCGCCGTGCTCCAGCGCGTGCACCGCGTTCTCGTTCGGGAGGGCCTTGGTGTACACCTGCTTGTCGCAGTTGACCCACACCTGGTTGTGGTCGCCGCCCACCGGCGGGCTCATCTTGTAGGTGACGGGCTCGGCGACGTGGTTCTGGGTGAGCTTCGACCAGCTCTTCACACCGTCGACCGGCGCCGCCTTCGCCGCCGCCGCTGCCTCTTCCTTCTCCTGGGCGGAGTCGATGAGGTACCAGCCGCCGCCGACGAGCCCGGCGAGGATGACGGTGGTGACGCCGAGCATGAGCATGCGCACGCGCCGCTCACGGGCCTGCTCCGCCTTGCGTATCTCCTCGACGCGGGCGCGCCGCGCCGCCTCCCTGGCCTTCGGGCTGTTGTTCCTGCCCTTGGGGCCGCTGTTGTTGGCCTTCGCCTTGGATGAAGCCATGGGGTGTCCTTCTCCCCGCCGCCCCCGTAGGGGCCCGGCGGTTCTGCGAGTCGTCTGGGGTCTGTCGCGCGGGCCGGTGGCCGGCCTAGACGCGGAGCAACTGCAGTTCGTGGAGATCGGGAGGGCGGGACCGCCCCGGCTCGCGGGAACCTTCGAGCGCCACCGGGGCCGCAGCCGTAGCGGGCTGCCAGGACGCGGCGGTGTGATCGGCGCCGGGCAGCGGCATCTGGCCCAGCACCGCGGCGGGGTCGGGGGCATGGCAGTCGTGCTTGCCGGGACTGTGCTCACAGGGGTCGCGCTCCACCCGGCCCGCACGCGCGGCGGCGAACCCCTCCGCCGTCGGCCCCGCAGACACCGAATGCGGGCGCGGCGCCGGAGCCTCACCGGGAGGCGATCCCGCGCAGAACAAGAGGAACGTGCTCAGGGCCAATGCCACCACGAGCATCAGGCGCGCCGACCGGCCCCGGGCGCACGGCAGCGCCGTACGTCTGAACGGCCGGCCGGACATGGAGGCACCTCACGAGTCGAGGCGAACGGGAGTGCGAGCGTCGCTGAAATTATCAGACGACGCACAGCCGTGGTCCCGTCCCATGAATCCCGTGCCGGTTTCACGCGGTCCGTCCCGTTCGGCGCGCGTCCGGGACCGGTCCTGGCTAGCGTGAGATCCGGGGAATCCACCTGTCGAACCGAGGAGAGTGGCGCGATGGCCGCACATCCCGAGGGAACGCCCTGTTGGGCCGACGCGATGTTCAGCGACGTCGAGGGGGCGAAGAGTTTCTACGGCGATGTCCTGGGCTGGACGTTCGGAGAGTCGTCCTCCGAGTACGGCAACTACACACAGGCGTACGCGGACGGCAAGGCGGTGGCCGCGGTCGTCCCGCCGATGCCCGGCCAGGAGGGCCAGTCCGCTTGGTGCCTGTACTTCGCCTCGGCCGACGTGAACGCCACCGCCACGAGGATCCGCGACCACGGCGGCGAGGTGCTGATGGAGCCGATGCGGGTCGGCGAGTTCGGCTCCATGCTGCTGGCCCGCTCTCCGGACGGCGTCGTCTTCGGCGTCTGGCAGGCGGGCGCCCACCAGGGCTTCGAGGCCATGGGCGTGCCCGGCGCGTACGTCTGGGCCGAGATCTACACCCGTGAACCCGAGAAGTCCGACACGTTCTTCCCTGCCGTCTTCTCCTTCCGGGCCAAGCAGATGGACGACCCCGGCAACCCCCAGATGGATTTTCGGGTTTTCGAACTGGGGCAGGGCCCGCTGCTCGGCCGGATGAAGATGACCGCGGAGGACTTCCCGCCCGAGGTGCCCTCGTACATCAACGTGTACTTCACCGTCCCCGACTGCGACGACGCGGTCGCCAGGGCCACCAAGCTGGGCGGCGTCCTGCGCTTCGGCCCGATGGACACCCCCTTCGGGCGCTTCGCCGCGCTCAGCGACCCGCAGGGCGCGTCGTTCTCGGTCATCGACGTCACCAACACCAAGGGCGAGATGCCGGCGCTCTCGGACGTCGACTGAGCGGACCTGGTGAGGTCCGCGGGGCGCGGGACCCGTGGACGGCCCCACGCCCCCGCGCATGGCATGATCGAGCGCATGTCGGAACGTGTTGTGGCCGCCTGTGACGGAGCGTCCAAGGGAAACCCCGGACCAGCGGGCTGGGCCTGGGTGGTCGCCGAGGACGATGAGATCCCTTCGCGTTGGGAGGCCGGCCCGCTGGGCAGGTCCACCAACAACATCGCCGAACTCACCGCGCTGGAGCGGCTGTTGGCGGCCACCGACCCGGCCGTCCCGATCGAGATCCGGATGGACTCCCAGTACGCGATGAAGGCGGTCACCACCTGGCTGCCCGGCTGGAAGCGCAACGGCTGGCGCACGGCCGCCGGCAAGCCGGTCGCCAACCGGGAACTCGTGGTCCGCATCGACGAGTTGCTGGCCGACCGCTCCGTGGAGTTCCGCTACGTCCCCGCGCACCAGGTCGACGGCGACCCCCTCAACGACTTCGCCGACCGCGCGGCGAGCCAGGCGGCCATCGTGCAGGAACCCGCCGGCACCGGGCTGGGCTCCCCGGAACCGCCGGCCGCGCCCGACGCGGCCCCGTCCCGCTGGAGCGCGGCGAAGAAGCCCGGGAAGTCCGGCAGGCCCAGCACCCGGAGCGGCTCGTCCTCGTCCTCGGCGTCGTCCCGCACCATCAAGGCGAAGTTTCCCGGCCGCTGCCTGTGCGGCCGCCCGTACGCCGCGGGTGAGCCCATCGCCAAGAACGACCAGGGCTGGGGCCACCCGGAGTGCCGTACGGCGGCGACGGCCGGAGCCGAGTAGCCGCCGGGGCGGACCGCACGGGAGGGCGTGGTTGTCACACGACGGTGCCGCGCCACTCCCCGGTCTCCCGGCCGCGCTTCTCGATGAACTTCTTGAAGCGCTCCAGGTCACCCTTGGTCTGCCGCTTCACGACCCCCAGTTTGTCGGCCACCTTCTCGGCGGCGCCCTCGGGCTGGAAGTCCATCTGCAGCATCACCTTCGTGCGCTCCTCGGAGAGGCGGTGGAAGGTGACGGCGCCGGCCTGCCTGGCCTCACCGCCGACGGTCGTCCACGCGACCCTCGCGTCCGGGATCTGCTCGGTGATCTTCGCGTCGAACTCCCGCCTCACGCCGTCCACCTCGGTCACCCAGCGCGTGAGCGTGTCCGAACGCTGCTCGATCCGCTCGACCCCGCTCATGAACTCCGGGAAGGTCTCGAACTGCGTCCACTGGTCGTAGGCGGTCCGCACGGGGACCTGAACCTCGATGGACTCCTCGATCTGGGTCATCGGTCGCCTCCTCGCATCCGTTGCGTGTCCATCGCGTCCGAGTCGCCTCGGCCGCGTCCGACGCGGGTACCCAGGGCCCGTGCGGATCAACGTGGTCAGGCCGCGTCGAACGTGTAGTGCGCGGTGTGGTCCAGCAACGCCGCCGGGGTCGTGTCGTTCCACGGCTTCATGGTCTCGTCCAGGTCGACCACGTTCGGCGTCCCGGCGGCCGGCAGGTACGGGGAACCCGGGTGCAGGCGCTGCCAGTCGGCCCACAGCTTGTCGACGAACGCGTGGTGCAGCCAGAAGACCGGGTCGTTGGGGGAGACTCCGGTGCCCATCTGGCCGCCCACCCAGACGTGCACCCGGTTGTGGAGGTTCACGCCCCGCCAGCCCTCCAGGTGGTTGCGGAAACCGTCCGAGGCGCTGTTCCAGGGCGTCATGTCGTACGTGGACATCGCCAGCACGGAGTCCACCTCGGCCCGGGTCGGCAACTGCCGCACCGCACTCCCGAGGGACCGCCGCAGATAGGTCCGGCCGTCGATGCGCACACTGATCGGCCAGTTCCCGGTGGACGCCGCGAACGGTCCGTCCGTCACGCGTCCGTCGCGGCTGCGCCCGGTGCCGCCGAGGAAGTCCGGCGCCCACAGTGAGGAGCGTGCCGTGCGGTCGGCCGTCCAGTCCCAGTAGGGCAGTGCGACGGTGGGGTCCACGGACTGCAGGGCCCGCTCGAACTCCAGCAGGAATCTGCGGTGCCAGGGGAGGAAGGACGGCGAACGGTGGCCCGTGCGTTCGCCGTTGTCGGTGTCGCCGAGGATGAACGCGTTGTGCGTGGTGACGAACTCGTCGTAGCGGCCGGAGCGCTTCAGCGCGATCAGCGCGTCGACGAAGCGCCGCTTCTCGTCGGCGGTCAGGGTCGCCTGGTTCTTGCGTATGGTCATGGCTCTGCGGCTCCTTGCGGTGTTTCCTGTGGTGCGGGTGCGGGTGCGGGTGCGGGTCAGTTGAAGGGGACGAGGCGGGCGCCCTGGAGTTCGTCGACCGCTGCGCGGGCGGCGGCGCGCGGGGTCGGCACGGGGGAGTAGTGGCTGACGACGCTGATCCAGCTGCCGTCGGCGTTCCGCATCACATGCAGCTCGGTCCCGTCGACGAGCACGGCGTACCCGGCGCCGTGATGGTGACCGCCGCCGTCGGTCGCGTGCCCCTGTATCCGACGGCCCCGGTAGACCTCGTCGAAGGCCTGAGGGCCCTCGGGGTCCTGGTGGCCGCCGTGGTCGTCCGCGACGGCGGCGGTGAGCGGGGCGCCGACGGTCACGGCGAGGGCGGCCGCGGCGCCGAGGGCATGGCGGCGGGTGATGTCGGGCATGCGGAAACCTCCTGGGAAGGGGGGATTGATGACTCGTCATACCTATCGATCCGGTGTGGAACCGGAGAAATCCCAGGAAGCCGGTTGGCCGCGATCAGGACAATTAAGTACATGTCGTACAATGTTGAACAAAGATGATCTTGCTGTGGTGGATCTTCGATTGTGGACGGAGGGGGAAATTCCGCCCGGTGGCGCGGGTGTGGCCGATGATCTTGCGGTGGTCGCGTGAATCAAGCGGTCGGCGTCACGTGGGCAAAGTGACGTGAATCCGGGGCGCACGCGCGCTGCTACTCTTCGTGGTCAATTGATCGCTTTGCGCAGCGAAATGGAGTGTGCGTGAAGATCGCGTGCGTCGGCGGCGGACCCGCAAGCCTGTACTTCTCGATCCTGATGAAGCGGCAGGACCCGTCCCACGACATCACCGTCCATGAACGGAACCCGGCAGGATCGACGTACGGCTGGGGTGTGACCTACTGGTCCGAGCTACTGGACAAGCTCCGCGAGAAGGACCCCGAGACGGCCCTCGCCATCAGCGAGAACTCCGTCAACTGGAACAGCGGGGTGGCCCACGTCCGCGACCGTACGACGGTCCAGCCCGGCGACGAGGGCTTCGGCATCGGGCGGCGCCGCCTGCTCGAACTGCTCGCCGAACGGGCGCGGGCCCTCGGTGTCCGCGTCGAGTACGAGGACGGGATCACGGCCGACGACCTGCCGTACGCCGACCTCGTCGTCGCGGGCGACGGAGTCAACAGCACGGTGCGCGAGCGGTACGCCGACCGCTTCGGCAGCGACATCACGCTCGGCCGCAACACCTACATCTGGCTCGGCACCAGCAAGGTCCACGACGCCTTCACCTTCTCCTTCCAGGAGACCGACCACGGCTGGATCTGGGCCTACGCCTACCCGTTCAGCGACGAGCAGAGCACCTGTGTCATCGAGTGCTCCCCGCGGACACTGAACGGCCTGGGCCTGGACCGCCTGGCCGAGGCGGACGGGCTGGCCCTGCTGGAGAAGCTCTTCGCCGACATCCTCGACGGCCACCCCCTTCTGGGCCGGGCCCAGGACGACGGCACCGCCCAGTGGCTCAACTTCCGCACCCTGACCAACCGCGCCTGGCACCACGGCAACCTCGTCCTGCTCGGCGACGCCGCCCACACCACGCACTACTCCATCGGCGCCGGCACCACCCTCGCCCTGGAGGACGCCATCTGCCTGGCCGAAGCCCTCGGCGCCCACCCGGAGACGGAGGCCGCGCTCGCCGCGTACGAGCGACAGCGCAAGTCCGAGCTGCTGCGGCTGCAGAGCGCGGCCCGGCACAGCGCCCAGTGGTACGAGAACATCCAGCGGTACATCGACCTGCCTCCGGAGCAGATGTTCGCGCTCCTGGGCCAGCGGCACTCCCCGCTGCTGCCGTATGTGCCGCCGCAGCTCTACTACCGTCTCGACCGCGCGGTCGGCCGTCTGGAGGCGCTGCGCCGTCTCAAGCGCTGGCTGGGCCCGAAGCTGGCCCGGTCGTCGCAGTCGCGTGCCCTCGCCGACGCCGACCGGAAGCAGCCCACGTCCGGGGCCTTCTAGCGCACGCCCCGGGGCCGGAACTGGACGCTGATGCGTGGCCCCACCGCCCGCGTCGACTTGGGGATCGCGTGGTCCCACGTGCGCTGGCAGGAGCCGCCCATCACGATCAGGTCGCCGTGTCCCTGCGGCAGCCGCAGGGTCTCCCCGCCGCCGTGCGGGCGCAGGGCCAGATCGCGGGGGTCGCCCACGGACAGGATGGCCACCATCGTGTCCTCCCGGCCTCCCCGCCCGATCCGGTCGCCGTGCCAGGCCACGCTGTCCCGGCCGTCCCGGTAGTAGCAGAGCCCCGCCGTGGCGAACGGCTCACCCAGCTCGGAGCCGTAGTGCGTGGAGAGCGCCTCCCGGGCCTCGTCCATGACGGGGTGCGGGAGGGCGTCCTCGGCGCCGTAGTGAGCGAGCAGCCGGGGTACGTCCACGACCTGCTCGTACATCTGTCGTCGCTCCGCCTTCCAGGGCACCTCCTCGGCGAGCCGCGTGAAGAGCGCGTCGGCACCGCCGAGCCACCCGGGCAGCAGGTCGACCCAGGCCCCGGCCCCCAGCTCCCGCCTGCGCAGCCCGTCGAGGGAGCCGAGGCGGAGGTCGTCGGACTGGTCGAAGAGGGAGCCCTGGAGGTGCATGGCCATACGGCCAGCTTACCCCCGTATTCGAAAGCGTGTTCGCTTAAGGCTTTCGGTGGCTCCCGGAGGCGCGGGCTCCCTCGTCGTCCGTCGGCTCAGTGCTGCTGGGCCTTCTGCGGCGTCAGCTCGCTCGGCCGTACGACCACGAATCCCTCGCCCTCCAGCTTCAGCTGCACCGCCTCGCCGGAACCGCCGCGCATCATCGAGCCGAAGGACTGGGAGCGGTGCAGCGAGGTGTTGAGGTGGGCCGTCCAGCCCACGACCGCGTCCGTGTCGACGAACACGGGCAGCTGCGGCGAGACCGGAATGACCAGCGGATTGCCGTCACAGACGAGACCGAGCTTCCCCTGCCCGGAGAACACGCTGTTGA is from Streptomyces sp. NBC_01314 and encodes:
- a CDS encoding tyrosinase cofactor, which produces MPDITRRHALGAAAALAVTVGAPLTAAVADDHGGHQDPEGPQAFDEVYRGRRIQGHATDGGGHHHGAGYAVLVDGTELHVMRNADGSWISVVSHYSPVPTPRAAARAAVDELQGARLVPFN
- a CDS encoding ribonuclease H is translated as MIERMSERVVAACDGASKGNPGPAGWAWVVAEDDEIPSRWEAGPLGRSTNNIAELTALERLLAATDPAVPIEIRMDSQYAMKAVTTWLPGWKRNGWRTAAGKPVANRELVVRIDELLADRSVEFRYVPAHQVDGDPLNDFADRAASQAAIVQEPAGTGLGSPEPPAAPDAAPSRWSAAKKPGKSGRPSTRSGSSSSSASSRTIKAKFPGRCLCGRPYAAGEPIAKNDQGWGHPECRTAATAGAE
- a CDS encoding ATP-dependent Clp protease proteolytic subunit encodes the protein MAPLITGRAPTLAPRAEEGDTPPSRFDDHLAARLLAQRIVFLGTQVDEVSANRVCTQLLLLSAEDPRTDISLYINSPGGSVTAGLAIYDTMRLVPNDVSTLAMGFAASMGQFLLSVGTHGKRFALPNARIMMHQPSAGIGGTTADIEIQAENLEFTKRAIERITAEHTGQSEETISRDGDRDRWFTAEQAREYGMVDRVVESLDDVRPASSRRRMGLQ
- a CDS encoding SGNH/GDSL hydrolase family protein, with product MRRPWIVGMAGAVLAALLLGACGDPESAPAGAPPSAAVPDASPTTRQRAATAPPDDDTDAGAGAAKPAPKVLYLGDSLATENQNVLGTFLKDDLDARYTSAPYSGTTLCDYLEGTADRSLVPAQDKAAALVRRLSPDYVVLQFWGNSWDYTPCMDGVTYGKARTEYFRRYTAAAEQLTEQIANAGGTHRPRIVWVLQGPDPMTPDRVRRVNALYEKQAKASGDMVADAGRAVSPASDRYAWTQYLPCTAYEREHDGYCTQPGRALTALHHDKDALHFCLSPTTSRPRPCPVLSPGITRMAREITRAIADETS
- a CDS encoding alpha-ketoglutarate-dependent dioxygenase AlkB; this encodes MAMHLQGSLFDQSDDLRLGSLDGLRRRELGAGAWVDLLPGWLGGADALFTRLAEEVPWKAERRQMYEQVVDVPRLLAHYGAEDALPHPVMDEAREALSTHYGSELGEPFATAGLCYYRDGRDSVAWHGDRIGRGGREDTMVAILSVGDPRDLALRPHGGGETLRLPQGHGDLIVMGGSCQRTWDHAIPKSTRAVGPRISVQFRPRGVR
- a CDS encoding tyrosinase family protein, producing MTIRKNQATLTADEKRRFVDALIALKRSGRYDEFVTTHNAFILGDTDNGERTGHRSPSFLPWHRRFLLEFERALQSVDPTVALPYWDWTADRTARSSLWAPDFLGGTGRSRDGRVTDGPFAASTGNWPISVRIDGRTYLRRSLGSAVRQLPTRAEVDSVLAMSTYDMTPWNSASDGFRNHLEGWRGVNLHNRVHVWVGGQMGTGVSPNDPVFWLHHAFVDKLWADWQRLHPGSPYLPAAGTPNVVDLDETMKPWNDTTPAALLDHTAHYTFDAA
- a CDS encoding DUF3105 domain-containing protein, which encodes MASSKAKANNSGPKGRNNSPKAREAARRARVEEIRKAEQARERRVRMLMLGVTTVILAGLVGGGWYLIDSAQEKEEAAAAAKAAPVDGVKSWSKLTQNHVAEPVTYKMSPPVGGDHNQVWVNCDKQVYTKALPNENAVHALEHGAVWVTYNDKAAKADVESLTGLVKKTTYTFMSPYEDQSSPIVLSAWEHQLKVDKASDPRVQKFLAKYVQGEQTPEPGAACTGGMTP
- a CDS encoding FAD-dependent monooxygenase codes for the protein MKIACVGGGPASLYFSILMKRQDPSHDITVHERNPAGSTYGWGVTYWSELLDKLREKDPETALAISENSVNWNSGVAHVRDRTTVQPGDEGFGIGRRRLLELLAERARALGVRVEYEDGITADDLPYADLVVAGDGVNSTVRERYADRFGSDITLGRNTYIWLGTSKVHDAFTFSFQETDHGWIWAYAYPFSDEQSTCVIECSPRTLNGLGLDRLAEADGLALLEKLFADILDGHPLLGRAQDDGTAQWLNFRTLTNRAWHHGNLVLLGDAAHTTHYSIGAGTTLALEDAICLAEALGAHPETEAALAAYERQRKSELLRLQSAARHSAQWYENIQRYIDLPPEQMFALLGQRHSPLLPYVPPQLYYRLDRAVGRLEALRRLKRWLGPKLARSSQSRALADADRKQPTSGAF
- a CDS encoding VOC family protein, with the protein product MAAHPEGTPCWADAMFSDVEGAKSFYGDVLGWTFGESSSEYGNYTQAYADGKAVAAVVPPMPGQEGQSAWCLYFASADVNATATRIRDHGGEVLMEPMRVGEFGSMLLARSPDGVVFGVWQAGAHQGFEAMGVPGAYVWAEIYTREPEKSDTFFPAVFSFRAKQMDDPGNPQMDFRVFELGQGPLLGRMKMTAEDFPPEVPSYINVYFTVPDCDDAVARATKLGGVLRFGPMDTPFGRFAALSDPQGASFSVIDVTNTKGEMPALSDVD
- a CDS encoding VOC family protein — encoded protein: MSSDGFTTCLWFDGQAEEAAAHYVSIFKNSRLGRVTHYGEGAFQPAGSVLTVDFVANGQRFVALNGGPQFKFTEAVSFQILCADQDEIDYYWNSLTEGGEPGPCGWLKDRFGVSWQVVPTALIEMINDSDPQKASRATAAMMSMGKLDLAALERAYAGE
- a CDS encoding SRPBCC family protein, which produces MTQIEESIEVQVPVRTAYDQWTQFETFPEFMSGVERIEQRSDTLTRWVTEVDGVRREFDAKITEQIPDARVAWTTVGGEARQAGAVTFHRLSEERTKVMLQMDFQPEGAAEKVADKLGVVKRQTKGDLERFKKFIEKRGRETGEWRGTVV
- a CDS encoding DUF6153 family protein, whose amino-acid sequence is MSGRPFRRTALPCARGRSARLMLVVALALSTFLLFCAGSPPGEAPAPRPHSVSAGPTAEGFAAARAGRVERDPCEHSPGKHDCHAPDPAAVLGQMPLPGADHTAASWQPATAAAPVALEGSREPGRSRPPDLHELQLLRV
- a CDS encoding TerC family protein, which gives rise to MNVSLATWLLTIVALCVLVAVDFFIGRKPHDVSVKEAGIWSAVWIALAIAFGLVVLAVGGGKPAGEFFAGFITEKSLSVDNLFVFVLIMGKFAVPSQYQQRVLMVGVLMALVLRAIFIAAGAAIISTFSWVFYLFGAFLIYTAWKLVEDARKGSHEEEYEENKLLKAVEKRFGVADRYHGTKLWIEENGKRVMTPMLVVMLAIGSTDVLFALDSIPAIYGLTQDPYIVFTANAFALMGLRQLYFLIGGLLKKLVHLSYGLSIILGFIGVKLVLHALHESGVHVPEISIPFSLGFIVLVLAVTTVTSLWASKKQQQEEEAAAGEGAGDDEHTSQPV